The Geomonas agri genome contains the following window.
GCTTGACCAGAAGGAAAAGGCACAAGGAGAGTATCTATCGCTTAAAATAGTGGATCCCGAACTGGCGGAAAAACTGCGTCGTGCGATAATTCAGGGTGCTGGTAATTGAAGGGAGGGCACCATGCGTTATTCGGCGCTGCTTACCGATCTCTACGAACTCACCATGCTGGCGGGATATCATGACCAGGGGATGCACGAGCGTCCTGCAGCCTTCGACCTTTTCTTTCGTCACAATCCGTTTCGCGGCGGCTACGCCGTGTTCGCCGGACTCGACACCGCCCTCTCCTTCCTCGAGGAACTCTCGTTCAGCAGCGAAGAGCTTGCCTACCTGGACAGCCTGAAAATCTTTAAGCCTCCATTTCTCGATTACCTGTCGCAGTTCCGGTTCAAGGGAAACATAACCGCCCCTCCGGAGGGGACAGTCGTCTTCGGCAGAGAGCCGCTGCTCACCGTGGAGGGTGGGCTCGCCGAGGCCCAGTTCGTCGAGACGGCACTTCTTAACATAATCAATTTCCAGACCCTGGCGGCGACCAAGGCTGCGCGCATCAAGGTCGCGGCCGGTGATGCAACGGTGCTCGAATTCGGCCTGCGCCGCGCTCAAGGGCCCGACGGGGGGCTTTCCGGCGCCAGGGCCGCTTTCATCGGCGGCGTACGCTCCACCAGCAACGTGCTAGCCGGCATGCGCTACGGCATCCCCGTGCGCGGCACCCATGCGCACAGCTGGATCATGGCTTTCCCCGACGAACTCACCGCCTTTCGGGTTTACGCCAAGGAATTCCCGGACAGCTGCGTCCTTTTAATCGACACCTACGACACCTTAAAGTCCGGGCTCCCCAACGCGCTCATCGTGGCGCGCGAACTCAAAGAACGCGGCCATGCCATGGTCGGCGTCCGCATCGACTCGGGCGACCTCGCCTACCTCTCCCGCCAGGTGCGTGCCGCCTTCGACGAGGCAGGCTTCCCCGAGGTCAAGATCGTCGCCTCCAACGAACTGGACGAAAACGTGATCGAGTCCATGCGCCG
Protein-coding sequences here:
- a CDS encoding nicotinate phosphoribosyltransferase, whose amino-acid sequence is MRYSALLTDLYELTMLAGYHDQGMHERPAAFDLFFRHNPFRGGYAVFAGLDTALSFLEELSFSSEELAYLDSLKIFKPPFLDYLSQFRFKGNITAPPEGTVVFGREPLLTVEGGLAEAQFVETALLNIINFQTLAATKAARIKVAAGDATVLEFGLRRAQGPDGGLSGARAAFIGGVRSTSNVLAGMRYGIPVRGTHAHSWIMAFPDELTAFRVYAKEFPDSCVLLIDTYDTLKSGLPNALIVARELKERGHAMVGVRIDSGDLAYLSRQVRAAFDEAGFPEVKIVASNELDENVIESMRREGSRIDIYGVGTRLATCAGEGGGALGGVYKLVCMDGEPKLKLTSDVAKATLPDRKKVLRALAPDGSFILDLIALQDEEILPGAVVFDPANPVQHVRIPDQARLVDLRCMVMKNGSRCTPTPDLESSADLASQQLKLLPDGCLRLVNPHIYKVSISAGVNTLRLKLMNRVQSKYRS